One genomic region from Mytilus trossulus isolate FHL-02 chromosome 9, PNRI_Mtr1.1.1.hap1, whole genome shotgun sequence encodes:
- the LOC134685142 gene encoding octopamine receptor beta-2R-like — MINCTSNCDTEEEYRHLPTIIFLAIIMVLFIFFSVFGNVLVVLAVIKTPSLREEKSNYLVINLAVTDMLNGATVMLSTFVALTTDTRTVPYSLCNFMCAANYCFIISSMMTLCFISVDRLYAVVFPLKYLDFITSKTLAILIAESWIQGIIFSMVPIIEDWIEYDYHEITCAIQWHKNGDDAIYYVVVAFILCFLGPGLVLGINYIKILKEAKKKMKIWAVTLQTSKNNSVKKKVKKENASAKTVRSLLIVVCAYFICMTPFSVTKLIKVSSKRDIISGPVNSTASLFAFASSVVNPMIYGIFRRDFRRAFKLIMRKRQSENSVTRPCRTSYAIDQSTTT; from the coding sequence ATGATTAACTGTACGTCTAATTGTGATACAGAAGAGGAATATAGACATCTGCCTACTATTATATTCCTGGCTATTATTATGGTATTATTCatattcttttctgtttttggcAATGTTCTGGTTGTTTTGGCAGTAATAAAAACACCATCTTTAAGAGAAGAAAAGTCAAACTATTTAGTTATCAATCTGGCAGTAACGGACATGTTAAATGGAGCCACTGTCATGTTGTCCACGTTTGTTGCTCTAACGACAGATACTCGTACTGTTCCCTATTCGTTATGTAATTTTATGTGTGCTGCAAactattgttttatcatttcatcCATGATGACATTGTGTTTCATCAGTGTAGACCGTTTATATGCTGTTGTTTTTCCgttaaaatatttagattttataactAGCAAGACCTTGGCAATACTTATAGCTGAATCTTGGATACAAGGAATAATATTCTCAATGGTACCAATAATAGAAGATTGGATTGAGTATGACTATCACGAAATAACGTGTGCAATACAGTGGCACAAAAATGGAGATGATGCAATTTATTACGTTGTCGTGGCATTCATTCTGTGTTTTTTAGGACCAGGTCTTGTACTTggaattaattatataaaaatattaaaagaagccaaaaagaaaatgaaaatatgggCTGTCACATTACAGACATCAAAAAACAACTCAGTGAAGAAGAAAGTTAAGAAAGAAAATGCTAGCGCTAAAACAGTAAGGAGTTTATTAATTGTTGTCTGtgcttattttatatgtatgacTCCATTCAGTGTAACAAAACTTATCAAAGTATCATCCAAAAGAGATATTATATCAGGCCCAGTTAATTCAACAGCAAGCTTATTTGCCTTCGCCTCTAGTGTTGTAAATCCAATGATCTACGGGATATTTAGACGAGATTTCAGAAGAGCTTTCAAACTCATTATGCGCAAAAGACAGTCTGAAAACAGTGTAACCAGACCTTGCAGGACATCATATGCTATAGACCAATCAACAACTACTTGA